CCGCAGGGCCTCGGCGACGTAGTAGCCCCGCATGATCTCGTTGAAGTGGCCGATGTGAGGAACACCCGACGGGGAGACGCCGCCCTTGATGACGATTGGGTCGTCGGGGTCGCGCGCTTCGATAGCGTCGGCGACGGAGTCGGCCCAGAACGCCCGGCCGCCGCCGCGGCCAACCTCGTAGGGGTCTTCCGCCATCTATGCCTCCGGGAGAATCTCGGACCCGTCGAACTCACCATCTTCGACCGCGCGCACGACGTGTTCGGGGTCGGTACCGTCGAGCACTATCGTCCGGATGCCGGACCGCTGGATGATTTTCGCGGCCAGCAGGTCGACGGGTGCGCTGCTGCCAGCGTCCATCTCGATGTCGGCAATCACGTCGACGAGTTCGCTCGCGCCGAGTTCGTCGAACCGCGTCGCGTCGTCGTCTTCGTTCGGGTCGGCGTCGTAGACGCCCGGGACAGACGTCGCGTACACGAGCAGGTCCGCGCCCACGTACTCCGCGAAGGCGGCCGCCACGGCGTCGGTGGTCTGTGCGGCGACGATGCCCCCGAGGACAGGGATGTCCCCGCGACGGATGGCTTCCCGGCCCTCGTCGTAGCTCTCGGCGGGTGTCGGCGCGGCGCGGTCGTCCAGGGCGGCGATCAGTAGCCGGCCGTTCAGCCGCGTGACGGCGATACCGAGCTGGTCGAGCTCGATTTCGTTTGCGCCGAGGTCGCGGGCGGTGCCGATGTAATCGCGTGCGGTCGGTCCGCCGCCGACGACGGTCCCGAGCGTGTGTCCCTGTGCATCGAGCGATTGGATGGCGCCGGCGTAGTCGGCGACCCGTTCCGCGTCGAGGTCCGGGGCCAGTACGCTTCCGCCAATGGAGACGACGACTTTCATTAGCCCGCCGTAACCGCGATGCACTCTTAAGGGTTGTCAAGGCCACTGACTGCTGTCTCTCTAGTCGGCCCTTTCTGGTACCCACTGCAATCGCTGTCGGTCGCGTCCCCGCGAGAATGTCCGTCTGACGCGTGCCCGACGTGCTGACGCGTGTCTGACGCTTCTGGAAAACTAACGGTGAAATGCGCCGCTTGTTGGCGCTACAGATGGTGATATCTCTCTTTCACAGACCGCTCAAAACACCACGAAACTTGCGTCGATTTACGGTCTAAGAAGGCTTTGTGAAATGTCTAAAAGAATCTGAACCGGTTGTAAAAAATGCGTTTTAGCTCGATTTGTCCTGAAAGTGACCGAAGTGACCTGAAGGTTCCTTCCTTTATATACTCCCGGCGG
The genomic region above belongs to Haloarcula hispanica ATCC 33960 and contains:
- the pyrH gene encoding UMP kinase; translated protein: MKVVVSIGGSVLAPDLDAERVADYAGAIQSLDAQGHTLGTVVGGGPTARDYIGTARDLGANEIELDQLGIAVTRLNGRLLIAALDDRAAPTPAESYDEGREAIRRGDIPVLGGIVAAQTTDAVAAAFAEYVGADLLVYATSVPGVYDADPNEDDDATRFDELGASELVDVIADIEMDAGSSAPVDLLAAKIIQRSGIRTIVLDGTDPEHVVRAVEDGEFDGSEILPEA